The following is a genomic window from Opitutus sp. GAS368.
GTATGCGCGCGGCTTTCAGTGGGCGCCCGCCTCGCGCCGGTGGCTGGTCGCGGCGTTCGGTTGGTGGGCGCTGCTCGTGCTCAGTGGCTGGCTCATCTTCCTGCCGGAGGTGGCCGACCGGGTGAAGTTCACCAACGTGCTGGTGGCGCATTCGCACCTCGCAATGGCGGGACTGGTCACCAGCCTGCACCTGGCGCTGTTGCTCAACCTCGGGCCCGGCCGCGCGCCCCACGCCACGAGCTTCTGGCTGTGGCAGGCGGGATGCGCCTTGCACATCGGGGTGCTGGCCGGCTTGGGCTGGCAGGAGGCGGCGCACCCGGCGCTGCTCTCCACCCGGGGCGGCGTGGCCGATCTCTGCTACGGTTTGCGTTTGGTCGCCGGCGGCGTGATGCTCCTGGCTTCCGTTGACTGGCTGGCAACCCTCGGACGAAATGAAACCGACCCGACTTGAGAAAACCGCCCGCGGGCTCGCGCTCGGCGCCGGCCTGCTGGATTTTTTCACCGGCCTCGGGCTGGTGTTTCGGCCGGCGTTGATGCTGCGCCTGATGCAGGTCGGCCCGGTGGGGGCCGAGGCGGAAGCCTACCTGCGTTTCACCGGGGTGTTCGTCGGCCTGGTGGGCTTCAGCTACCTGTGGGGTCTGGCCGGCGGGCCGGCACGGCTGCGCGCCGTGCTGGAGCTCACCGCCTGGTTCCGGCTGGCGGTGGGTTGTTTCTCCACGTGGGCCGTTGCCACCGGCCGCCTGGCGCCGGCGTGGTCGAGCGTGCCGGCGACGGATCTGCTGCTGGCGGCGGCGCAGGCCTGGCTGTTGGGGCGCGGGATTTTTCCAGATGCGCACTGAAGCCCGGATCATCCTGCTCAGCCTGGTGCTGGTGCGGTCCGTGACCGCGCAGGACGCGGCGCTCATCCGCCGCGGCCGCGAGGTCTACATCGCCGAAGGCTGCATCCACTGCCATTCGCAATACGTGCGCCCCGGCACGGCCGACGAGGACCGCTGGGGCCCGGCGCTTCCGCTGCCGGAAATCGAGCGGCAACGGCCCCCGCTGTTCGGCAACCGCCGCCAGGGCCCGGACCTGCAGAACGTGGGCACCCGGCGCACCGGCGAATGGCAGCGTTTGCACCTGCAGGCACCGCGCGCGGTGACGCCGGGTTCGCGGATGCCGTCCTATGCGCACTTGTTTGGCCCCGGACCGGCCAACGACGGGGAGGCACTGCTCGCCTACCTGGCCAGCCTGGGAACGGCCGCACCGCCCGATCAGACCGAAGCCCGGCGCTAGTCCCCGGCGGCCGGGGGATTCTTGCAGGCTTGCATTATTTTCCCGTCAGGATGGAGTTTCCGCAATGAATGTGAAGAAATACTCCGCACTCGGTTTTCTGCTGGTTGGTGTGCTCGCCGCCCAGACTCCCCCGGCCCCGGCGCCCGCCCTCGACAAGGTCACCTATTTCGACAGTGAAACCGTGGGCACCGGCCCCCGGCCGGATGGCGCCGTCTACACGTTCATCGACAGCGCCGACCCGGCGGTCGCCGAGATCGCCCAGTTTGGCTACAAGACCATCGACCGCGTCGGCGGCCAGCTGGTCTCCGAGGTCACCCGCGAGCTCGCCACCAAGGAGCCCCGCCTCGCGGTCAGCGTCATGCACCTCAAGCGGCTCGAGCTGCCGAAGCCGGTCGCCGGCCAGCCGTCGGTCACGGCCATCAGGCGCACCAGCCTGCTGATCCGCAATCCCGCCAACACGCCGGACGGCGCCGACCAGGCGGCCCTCAACAAGATTCACAAGCAGCTGATGGCAGACCAGTCGGTGGACAAGATGCTCGTGCAGAAAATCGAGCAGCCCGGCAAGCCGGTCGAGTGGCGGGTCTACCGCCCGATCGCCTCCTCGCAGTCCTGCCTGGCCTGCCACGGCGACCCGAAGACCTTCCAGCCCGGCGTGAAGGAAGCCCTCGACCAGCAATACCCCGAGGACAAGGCCCTGGACTATGCCGCCCAGGAATGGCGCGGCGTGATCCGCGTGTCCATTGCCCCGGCG
Proteins encoded in this region:
- a CDS encoding cbb3-type cytochrome c oxidase subunit II; translation: MRTEARIILLSLVLVRSVTAQDAALIRRGREVYIAEGCIHCHSQYVRPGTADEDRWGPALPLPEIERQRPPLFGNRRQGPDLQNVGTRRTGEWQRLHLQAPRAVTPGSRMPSYAHLFGPGPANDGEALLAYLASLGTAAPPDQTEARR
- a CDS encoding DUF3365 domain-containing protein, with protein sequence MNVKKYSALGFLLVGVLAAQTPPAPAPALDKVTYFDSETVGTGPRPDGAVYTFIDSADPAVAEIAQFGYKTIDRVGGQLVSEVTRELATKEPRLAVSVMHLKRLELPKPVAGQPSVTAIRRTSLLIRNPANTPDGADQAALNKIHKQLMADQSVDKMLVQKIEQPGKPVEWRVYRPIASSQSCLACHGDPKTFQPGVKEALDQQYPEDKALDYAAQEWRGVIRVSIAPAVPVAKK